Proteins from a single region of Cydia strobilella chromosome 2, ilCydStro3.1, whole genome shotgun sequence:
- the LOC134751394 gene encoding protein artichoke: MWKLLLALMPLVVAKHPWYPCSELHDDVRYPCRCAVKVDRSLQLTIHMDCDRVVFGGDFPPLPYAAPIVSFRQRHAGHQTLPTQIFSSYGLPLKELDFSHNSLRRLPDRLLVGVRGNLTKLALADNLLGDNLNPIFSTTELHNLPALEELDLSGNSIRGLEEGLLIGCDLLKVLRMDRNNMNTVPSSSLNGPRSLRVLSLRENKIALIRQGSFFSQKTLEEIDLHGNMISAIEGGAFAGLGQLQTLDLGRNRLSKFNSDVFQGTENLEKLDLSENFITDFPTVALKSFAALKHLNLSSNMITNIDSSHLNALVSLQVLDLSRNNLVKLMPGTFVGLTELRYLDVGVNSLRTVEDDAFDGLTSLDTLLLRDNNILLIPATALSRLPNLVSVHLGFNRVTALSSDILRAVSDRITSLVLSRNVIRELPTAAFNHFKMLKRLDLSGNLLNSISADVFSGLEASLEFLSLSQNRILGFTGQQLQFINLWFLDISDNQLSEIPVNAFDSIPSLTHLNISRNDHISVLPQNVFKQNPALLSVDLSYMGLKALPVKLFSNNVNLERIYLSNNLLQEVSENTFKNLKNLTHLDLSYNNIVNIRTPAFVNIMSIQYLSLKGNQLNAFKGEFFNTGTSLEVIDLSENQLSYLFPSSFKIHPRLREIILTDNKFNFFPSELISTLQYLEFVDLSGNALKNVDELDFARLPKLRTILLARNELETISEMAFHNSSQIQLLDLSNNKIDRLGDRLFEGLIRLENLNLEGNQLSELPDNIFDRSRLNMLEKISLSNNLFEHAPLKSLQKQYFFVSSVDLSHNQIVDIPAEDSVLVNIKKLDLSFNPLSDKAIKNVITEPKTVRDLNLAGTGIQSVYQLETPFLYNLNLSYNNITRLTDKTFSRTTLLESLDLSNNQIVDVSGALAISWPKLKNLQRLNISSNPIAILVDGNFEGLSSLRVLDMRYLDECTRIEKNAFRPLPNLVQLRAYGFPRLGYFDVQGTLQHLLALEKLDVEVKDTTIGADQLHSILHPRLEELGLRGSRLKTVSSGVLAGLKAPAITVRFRNTSVTNLPPALLFPLPRSSQITIDVAGSQLSTLQPQLLVALDDRRADLSMFGLDTNPIRCDCNARALRRWLPNVGIEDVRCDSPDFLSGFLLTEIGDDELTCDARRRTTLQPSSSSSISTTAPPRLVHRTSAEPDIIWSVAPSHDRPKVSGEPKGAPVVGVASSTNDDNLIIGIVGGVVAFIAILIVVICIVRLRMTTTSYRGGPLASSPTAGAPPLWGAAWPGYAATLPPASLSTATLPHKVQSGPGSVRYLAPPPPAPYFISLPPYDDKIYR; encoded by the exons ATGTGGAAGTTACTACTCGCGCTGATGCCCCTTGTGGTCGCGAAGCACCCGTGGTACCCGTGCTCGGAGCTCCACGATGATGTGCGCTACCCCTGCCGTTGCGCGGTGAAGGTGGATAGAAGCCTGCAGCTCACCATCCATATGGATTGCGACCGAGTGGTCTTTGGGGGCGACTTCCCGCCCTTGCCGTATGCGGCGCCCATAGTCTCGTTTAGGCAAAGGCATGCTGGACATCAGACGCTACCTACACAG ATATTTTCATCGTACGGTCTGCCTCTAAAGGAACTGGACTTCTCCCACAACAGCTTGCGGCGGTTGCCCGACCGTCTTCTCGTGGGGGTCCGCGGCAACCTCACCAAGCTGGCGCTAGCTGACAACCTCCTCGGCGACAACCTTAACCCTATATTCTCGACTACTGAGCTTCACAACTTGCCCGCTTTAGAAGAGCTGGATTTAAGCGGGAATAGCATTAGAGGCTTAGAGGAGGGTCTACTGATTGGATGTGACCTGTTAAAG GTATTACGTATGGATCGAAACAATATGAACACTGTGCCATCGTCCTCGCTCAACGGGCCGCGGTCGCTCAGAGTGCTGTCGCTGAGGGAAAATAAAATCG CTCTCATTCGACAAGGATCATTCTTCTCTCAAAAGACATTGGAAGAAATAGATTTGCACGGCAACATGATCTCGGCGATCGAAGGCGGGGCCTTTGCCGGCTTGGGCCAGCTCCAGACTCTCGACCTGGGCAGGAATAGACTGTCCAAGTTCAACAGCGATGTTTTCCAGGGCACGGAAAATTTGGAAAAGCTAGATCTCTCTGAGAACTTCATCACTGACTTCCCTACGGTGGCTCTCAAATCTTTCGCCGCTCTTAAGCATTTGAATCTCTCCAGCAATATGATTACG AATATCGATAGCAGTCACTTGAACGCGTTGGTTTCCCTTCAAGTCCTGGACCTGAGCCGCAACAACCTCGTCAAGCTGATGCCGGGAACTTTCGTGGGCCTTACGGAACTGCGCTACTTGGATGTTGGAGTTAATTCATTACGAACA GTGGAAGACGACGCATTTGACGGACTGACCAGTCTGGACACGCTACTGCTACGAGACAACAACATCTTGCTGATTCCGGCGACGGCGCTCTCCCGCCTGCCTAACCTCGTGTCCGTGCACTTGGGCTTTAACCGTGTCACTGCGCTCTCTAGCGACATCCTTCGTGCAGTGTCCGACAGAATTACTTCCCTAGTCCTTTCCCGAAATGTCATAAGGGAATTACCGACGGCGGCCTTCAATCATTTCAAAATGCTAAAGCGATTAGATCTCTCCGGaaacttattaaattctatCTCGGCCGATGTCTTTAGCGGGCTAGAAGCCTCGCTCGAATTTTTGAGTCTCAGCCAAAATAGAATATTGGGATTCACAGGCCAGCAGCTTCAGTTTATTAACTTATGGTTTTTAGACATATCTGACAACCAGCTTTCGGAAATACCCGTGAACGCTTTTGACTCTATTCCTAGTTTAACACACTTGAATATTAGTCGCAACGACCATATAAGCGTTCTACCGCAAAATGTCTTCAAACAAAATCCAGCATTACTCAGCGTCGACTTAAGTTATATGGGTCTGAAAGCGCTTcccgtaaaattattttcaaacaatGTGAATTTAGAGCgcatttatttatcaaacaatCTTTTACAAGAAGTCTCGGAAAACACTTTCAAGAATCTTAAAAATTTAACTCACTTGGATTTGTCGTACAATAACATTGTAAACATAAGGACTCCTGCCTTTGTTAACATCATGTCCATACAGTATTTGTCTCTAAAGGGTAATCAGTTGAACGCATTTAAAGGAGAATTCTTTAACACAGGAACGAGTTTAGAAGTTATAGATCTCTCCGAAAACCAGCTTAGCTATTTATTTCCGTCCTCATTTAAAATACACCCCCGTCTGAGAGAAATTATATTAACGGACAATAAATTCAATTTCTTCCCATCCGAACTTATTAGCACTTTACAGTATTTAGAATTTGTAGATTTATCTGGAAACGCACTAAAGAATGTCGATGAACTTGATTTCGCTCGGCTCCCTAAGCTGAGAACAATATTGCTCGCTCGAAACGAACTTGAAACAATTAGTGAAATGGCATTCCATAACTCTAGCCAAATACAACTGTTGGACCTGTCCAATAACAAAATAGATCGCTTGGGAGACAGGCTATTTGAAGGACTGATTCGGTTGGAGAATTTGAATTTAGAAGGCAATCAACTTTCTGAATTACCAGACAATATTTTCGATAGATCGCGGTTAAACATGCTCGAGAAAATTTCtttaagtaataatttattCGAACACGCTCCTTTGAAAtcattacaaaaacaatatttctttgTGTCGTCTGTAGACTTGTCCCATAATCAAATTGTAGATATACCAGCAGAAGATAGCGTCTTGGTCAATATTAAGAAATTGGATCTCTCATTTAACCCGCTGTCAGATAAAGCAATTAAAAATGTGATTACGGAACCTAAAACAGTTCGAGACCTTAACTTGGCTGGTACTGGAATACAATCTGTATATCAACTTGAAACACCTTTCTTATATAACTTAAATTTGTCATACAATAATATTACACGGCTCACTGACAAAACATTTAGTAGGACAACGTTATTAGAATCGTTAGATTTATCTAACAACCAGATTGTGGATGTTTCTGGAGCACTTGCTATTTCTTGGCCTAAACTAAAAAATCTCCAGCGCCTGAATATTTCTAGCAACCCGATAGCGATACTTGTTGATGGAAACTTTGAAGGTCTATCTTCACTGCGGGTACTTGATATGCGATATCTAGACGAATGTACGAGGATTGAGAAAAACGCATTCAGGCCACTTCCTAATTTAGTTCAACTGAGGGCTTATGGATTCCCTAGATTAGGTTACTTCGATGTTCAAGGCACTTTGCAACATTTATTGGCCTTGGAAAAATTGGACGTTGAAGTTAAGGATACAACAATTGGTGCAGATCAACTGCACTCGATATTACACCCCAGACTTGAAGAGTTAGGATTAAGAGGCTCGAGGCTTAAGACGGTTTCTTCAGGAGTATTAGCCGGATTAAAGGCTCCTGCAATTACAGTACGTTTCCGGAATACTTCCGTTACTAATTTACCACCAGCGTTGTTATTCCCTTTGCCGCGATCATCTCAAATAACTATCGATGTCGCTGGCAGTCAATTGTCTACTCTGCAACCCCAGCTGCTAGTAGCTCTCGATGATCGTCGAGCCGATTTGTCGATGTTCGGTCTTGACACAAACCCGATTCGTTGCGATTGCAATGCTCGCGCATTACGAAGATGGCTACCAAACGTTGGTATTGAAGACGTCCGATGTGACTCACCAGACTTTTTAAGTGGATTTTTACTCACAGAAATAGGTGACGATGAACTAACTTGTGACGCGAGAAGACGGACAACGTTACAACCATCGTCATCGAGTAGTATTTCCACTACGGCTCCACCTCGCTTAGTTCATCGAACTTCAGCTGAGCCTGATATTATCTGGTCGGTAGCGCCATCTCACGATCGGCCTAAAGTTTCCGGTGAACCGAAAGGAGCACCCGTGGTAGGCGTGGCATCTTCGACTAATGACGATAATCTGATAATAGGTATTGTAGGTGGCGTTGTAGCATTTATCGCGATCTTAATAGTTGTTATTTGTATTGTGCGGTTGCGAATGACAACGACGTCGTACCGCGGTGGGCCGCTAGCCAGCAGCCCGACGGCGGGTGCTCCTCCGCTTTGGGGAGCAGCTTGGCCGGGTTACGCCGCCACATTACCTCCTGCTTCTTTATCTACGGCCACTCTGCCGCACAAGGTACAATCAGGGCCCGGATCTGTCCGATACTTGGCTCCGCCGCCGCCAGCACCCTACTTTATTAGCTTGCCGCCGTACGACGATAAAATTTATCGGTAG